The Terriglobia bacterium genome has a window encoding:
- a CDS encoding acetyl-CoA C-acetyltransferase → MLKPSDIAIVNGARTPMGRYGGKLRDFTAQELGAVAGKEAIRRAGVEAREIDHAVFGNAQQTSGDALYGARHVALKAGLPVETPALTVNRLCGSGMQAIVSAAQMIQLGEAKTVLAGGMESMSMAPHVVRGARWGFGLGEGKLEDSLMVALLDTQCGLYMAQTAELYGDQQGITRQAMDEFSLRSQKLAADAQKSCRLKEEITPVPLRNRKREPTGEMFEQDDHLRPETTMDGLAKLKPAFGKNITAGNASGIVDGGAAVVLMPLADAEKRGLKPMGRLVSWGIAGVDPKIMGQGPVPSSKIALQKAGLKLEDIDLIEVNEAFAAQYLAVEKELGLDRNKVNVNGGAIALGHPLGATGTRLVLTLLYELRRRKGKYGLATACIGGGQGIAVIVENLQR, encoded by the coding sequence CGCTACGGCGGCAAGCTGCGCGATTTCACCGCCCAGGAACTCGGGGCCGTCGCCGGCAAGGAAGCCATCCGGCGCGCCGGAGTGGAAGCCAGAGAGATCGACCACGCCGTCTTCGGCAACGCGCAGCAGACCTCGGGTGACGCGCTCTACGGGGCGCGCCACGTGGCGCTGAAGGCGGGTCTGCCCGTCGAGACACCCGCGCTCACCGTCAACCGACTGTGCGGCTCGGGTATGCAGGCCATCGTCTCGGCGGCGCAGATGATCCAGCTCGGCGAAGCGAAGACTGTGCTGGCCGGCGGCATGGAGAGCATGTCCATGGCGCCGCACGTCGTCCGCGGCGCGCGCTGGGGCTTCGGCCTGGGTGAAGGCAAGCTCGAAGACTCGCTGATGGTGGCGCTGCTCGACACCCAGTGCGGCCTCTACATGGCGCAGACGGCGGAACTCTACGGCGACCAGCAGGGCATCACGCGGCAGGCGATGGACGAGTTCTCCTTGCGTTCACAGAAGCTCGCCGCGGACGCGCAGAAATCGTGCCGCCTGAAAGAGGAGATCACGCCGGTGCCGCTCAGGAACCGCAAGCGCGAGCCGACGGGCGAGATGTTTGAGCAGGACGACCACCTCCGTCCCGAGACCACTATGGATGGGCTGGCGAAGCTCAAGCCCGCATTCGGCAAGAACATCACCGCCGGCAACGCCAGCGGCATTGTGGACGGCGGCGCGGCAGTGGTCCTGATGCCTCTGGCCGACGCCGAGAAACGCGGACTCAAGCCGATGGGACGGCTGGTGAGCTGGGGCATTGCGGGCGTGGATCCGAAGATCATGGGCCAGGGGCCGGTGCCGTCGTCGAAGATCGCTCTCCAGAAAGCCGGGCTGAAGCTCGAGGACATCGATCTGATCGAGGTCAACGAGGCCTTCGCAGCGCAGTACCTTGCGGTCGAGAAAGAGCTCGGGCTGGATAGAAATAAGGTGAACGTGAACGGCGGAGCGATCGCGCTGGGGCACCCGCTGGGCGCCACCGGCACGCGCCTGGTGCTGACTCTTCTTTATGAGCTGCGCCGGCGCAAGGGTAAGTACGGCTTGGCCACCGCCTGCATCGGCGGGGGCCAAGGGATCGCAGTGATCGTGGAGAACTTGCAACGCTAG
- a CDS encoding 3-hydroxyacyl-CoA dehydrogenase family protein, translating to MAIKKVGVLGCGLMGSGIAQVTATAGYEVISLEAEQRFIDKGFAGIEKSLAKFAEKGKLKDTPETIRARLKGTLRKEDLADCDLIIEAIIENLEEKKKMYAALDAIVKKEAIFASNTSSISITELMAATKRQDRFVGLHFFNPVPLMQLVEVVRTITTDPAVFEQAYAFAQSVGKTPVRTSDKTGFIVNRLLVPYLLDAIRAYEEGVGSITDIDLAMKLGCGYPMGPFTLLDFVGLDTTYYITHVMFDEFKERRFASPPLLKRMIMAGWYGKKSGKGFYDWSNPEKPAPQDAALQGLASAEKIKTV from the coding sequence ATGGCCATTAAGAAAGTTGGTGTTCTGGGCTGTGGGTTGATGGGCTCGGGAATCGCGCAGGTGACCGCCACGGCGGGTTACGAAGTCATCTCGCTCGAGGCCGAACAGCGCTTCATCGACAAGGGCTTTGCCGGGATCGAGAAGTCGTTGGCCAAGTTCGCGGAAAAAGGCAAGCTCAAGGACACGCCCGAAACGATCCGCGCCCGCCTTAAGGGCACACTCAGGAAGGAAGATCTGGCCGACTGCGATCTGATCATCGAAGCCATCATCGAGAACCTCGAAGAGAAGAAGAAGATGTACGCGGCGCTGGACGCAATCGTGAAGAAGGAGGCGATCTTCGCCTCTAACACCTCGTCCATCTCCATCACTGAGTTGATGGCGGCGACCAAGCGGCAGGATCGCTTTGTCGGGCTACACTTCTTCAACCCCGTGCCGCTGATGCAGTTGGTCGAAGTGGTCCGCACCATCACCACCGACCCCGCAGTGTTCGAGCAGGCGTACGCATTCGCCCAGAGCGTGGGCAAGACGCCGGTGCGCACATCGGATAAGACCGGCTTCATCGTCAACCGGCTGCTGGTGCCGTACCTGCTCGATGCCATCCGCGCCTACGAAGAGGGTGTCGGCTCGATCACCGACATCGACCTGGCGATGAAGCTGGGCTGCGGCTACCCCATGGGCCCATTCACGCTGCTCGATTTCGTCGGCCTCGACACCACCTACTACATCACCCACGTCATGTTCGACGAGTTCAAGGAGCGGCGCTTCGCCTCGCCGCCGCTGCTCAAGCGCATGATCATGGCGGGCTGGTACGGCAAGAAGTCGGGCAAGGGCTTTTACGACTGGTCCAATCCGGAGAAGCCCGCGCCTCAGGACGCCGCGCTACAAGGGCTAGCATCGGCGGAGAAGATCAAAACTGTATAA